The genomic window TGAAAGACGAATTCCTCCTGGGGGTACTCCAGGAGTCCGGTCCGTTTCTGGAGGTGAAAACGGGATTGAGAACTTCATGATGAATGTTCTCTACAATTCAGGCAATAGCCAGAATGGGGTTTTTTTCTGAAACCGGAATCGTGGTGCCCCCCGTGGAACCTCAAACCGAGATCGGCCGCCATTCCCCGAATGTCCAATGGGCATTGGGGAATTTCCCTGAGGGCCTGTCGAGGCCGATCGGCGGCGCCTGGGGCCCAAGCGCCGCCATCGGGCACCCAATGCGATAAATGTAACCTAAAGGTGACCGCGCAGATCCCCTTGGCGGTGAGCCTCCCAGCTAGAACCTGATGTCAGGATGGTTCCCGGAAACCGAGTTCTGTTCGGCCGTGTTCGGGCCCATGGGGCTCGCATTCCGGAGTCCACAACCGGCGTTGGCGGTCACGGTGTTGCCCGTGACGCGATTGCCTCGGGTCTGGTAGAGCAGGATGCCATTTCCCTTGTCGCTGCCCGGCCCGGAGGCGGGCCGTGTGCCCGTCACCACATTGCCCGAAATCTCGTTGCTGTTGGCTTGATTGAAGAGGTAGATGCCATTGCCCAGGCTGTTCCTGACCCGGTTGTTGCTGATCCGGTGCCCGGTGGTGTTGGAGACGACGATCCCGCCGGTCCCGTCGCGCTTGGCATTGTCGATGGCGGTGTTGTCCTCGGCCACCACCCTGCTGATGAAGGCCCGCCCCGTGAGGGAGGACGGAACGCAGATGGCCAGGCCGCCGCTGGCATTGCCCCTCAATTCGCAGCCCGTGATGGTCACATTGGCGACCGTCTGCCCCGCGTTGGGTTCCAGATCGATCCCGGCGCCGCAGACGAAGGCGCCCTTCTCCATGAAGCCTGTGGTGTTCCTGAAGGTGCTGCGGGTGACCACCAGGCCGTCGACACTGGTCACGGATAGACCCTGCCGGCGGTTCCCGTCCGCCACGACCTGGCAGAGGGTCACATCCCTGGCGCCGGCCCCCACATAGAACCCGTCCTCCCAGCAATCCTTGGCTGTCACCCCCTGGATGAAGACGTTCCGGGACCCGGCCACCTTGAGCCCGATGCCCCCCTCTTCCTCGTCCCTGATCGAGTTGTTGTGCCGGTTCCCAAGGATGGTGCCGCCCAGGATCGTGACATTCTGGACCATGCTGACCGTCAGCACCACGTAGTTGGAGGTCGTCGTCGGCATGGCCTTCAGGATGGCGCCCGGGTGGAAGCGCAGGGTCGCGTTGCTTACCGCGCGCAGTCCGGCGTTCATGGAGGCGACGGGGTCCACCAGGTAGGTCCCGGCTGGAAACACGACCGTTCCGCCCGTCCCGGCCACCGCATCGATCGCCCGCTGAATGGAGCGGGTGTCGTCCCGGACCCCGTTCCCCAGGGCGCCGTAGGCCCGATCCTTCACGTTCACGACCCGGCTGGACGAGGGCGCCGGCGGCACGCAGGGATCCTGCTCGGCGGCCAGGGCCCCCATGCTTGTCAGAAGGATCAGACCGGCGATGAAGGCCCTTCCGGGCTGGGAGGGACCGCCCTCAGGCCGGGCAAGCCACGAAATGGAAGTCATGGAGGCTCCTCGAACCGGGAATCACCGCGAACGAATTCCAAAGGGTGCCTTCACCTGGGGGTAGGGTCCGGAGGCGCGGCTCCCGCGGAATCCCCCGCGGGCTGGCCCGGGGGTGCGGTTCTCCGCGCGGAACCCCGCATGGTCATCTTCAGCAGGGCCCCCCTCTTGTTGCGGCGATATTCTTCAGGGTCATACGCAGGGTTGGCCGCGAGGGCCCATTCCGCGTACTGGTGAAGGGTCAGGAAGGGCTTGGCGGGATTTCCGGCGGCAAGCACCGAGGGGGGGATGTTCCGGGAAACCACTGAACCCGCGGCAACCACCGAATTCGGGCCGATGGTCACACCCGGCAGGATGATGGCCCGCTCCCCGATGACACAGTGGTCCTTGATGGTGATCCTGCCATATTTGATGACCTTCTGGTACCGCTCCAGGTGCCGGAAGGCGAAGGTGCCTCCATCGTGGGTGATGAAAACCACGTCAGAGGCAATGGCCACATGGTTGCCCAGGGTGATCAGGTAGGGTTCCGTGCCGAAGCTCGGCAGGCCGGAGAACCGGCAGCCTTCGCCGAAGGTGAGACCCGCCCTGCGCAGGCGCCAAAGGTGGAACCTTTTATACAGGTCCTTGAGTTGCCTAAGTAGACCCATCGTTCACACCTTTAGGTTGGCCTTTGAATCATGGAATCGGACTTGAGGGTAAATCAAGTCTAATTTTTTCCAGTCTATACCCAGGAATGGAATGGCTCCCGGGATCCTTGGCCCCTCCTGACCCGGCCTGGACGTTCCGGCCCCTCCAGGGGATTGAGGACAGGACTCTTGGGTTCGGAAACCACCCGACCCTCCGCTGAAGCCCATGCGCGCCCTCACCGGCAGATCTGCGGGAACCCCCAGGGAGACAGCGCTTTCAATTGGAAGGGCCCCGGGTTCAGGACCTGCCCGCCCCGGGACCATGGCTGCGGTTGAAAAAATGATCCGATTTTTCTTTCATCTAAAGGTATTCTCTCGATTGGACGATAGAGCGGACGTTAGGGCGGAGGAGCCCATGAACGGTATTGGCATTCAAATTCGTATCCTGGGAATCCTCGCCATTGGGGGGATCAGTTCGTACATCGCCTGCGGCGGGGCGGGGTCGCCCAACCCGGCCCTGTCGGTCACCCCCTCCAGCCTCACCCTGAACCTGGAATACCTGGACAGCAACGGCAATGACACCGTCGGGGTCTCCATCACGGCCCCGGGAACCGTCATCCCCAACCTGAATTGGAGCGTCGACAACATCCCGGGCGGCAACGAGGAGGTCGGCGTGCTCTCCGGCACGGGCGCTTCCGTCACCTACATCGCACCCACCCTGCCGGGCACCCACACCATTACCGCCACGAGCACGGCGGATGCCAAGACGACCGCCTCCGCCAACGTCCGGGTCTTCGCCCCGGCCATGAAGGTGGCCCTGAGTCCGCAAACGGCCACCCTCGCACCCGGCGCCACCGCAGCCCTCACCGCCGCGGTGACGGGAACCCGGCATACCTCCGTCAAGTGGCAGGTGGATGGGGTCCAGGGCGGGAACGCCACAACTGGAACCATCTCCGGTTCCGGGACCACGGTCACGTACTCGGCCCCCGCCTCTCCGGGCACCCACACCGTCTCGGCCATCAGTTCCGTCAATCCCTCGGTCAGCGATGATGCGGTCGTGACGGTCCAGGCCACCCCCGGCATCGTCGTGGGCCTGGTCCCGGCCTCGGCCAGCCTGGCCGTCTCCGACACCCTCACCCTCACCTCCACGGTGACCGGTTCCACCAATGCCGCCGTCACCTGGTCCGTGGACGGCACGGCGGGCGGCAGCGCCACCGCCGGGACCATCGCGGGCACCGGAAACACCGCGGTCTATACCGCCCCGGCCGCCGCGGGCATCCACACCATCACGGCCACCAGCGTCGCGGACCCCAAGAGTTCCGGGACCTCCGCGATCACGGTTCAGGCGCCCGTCTCCGTCTCCCTCACGCCCTCGTCCTCATCCGTCCCTGCCTCGGCCACCGCCTCCATCACCGCCACCGTTCTCAACGCGACGAACACGGCGGTGACGTGGTCCGTCGATGCCGTCGCGGGCGGAAACGCCACCGTGGGAACCCTCACGGGCACCGGCAACACCGTCACCTATACCGCCCCGGCGACCGCGGGATCCCACACGGTGATGGCCACGAGCGCGGCCGATCCCACCAAGAACGCCGCCACGGTGATCTCCGTGCAGGCCCCGGTGCAGGTGACCCTGAGCCCCTCCACCGCTAGCGTCAGCAGCGGGGCCACCGCCTCCATGACGGCCACCGTGACCGGATCCACCACTACCACCGTCACCTGGGCCGTTGATGGGATCGCCGGCGGCAACACGACCGTCGGAACGATTTCAGGCACCGGAAACACCGTCACCTACTCGGCTCCCACCGCCGCCGGAACCCACACCGTCACGGCCAAGAGCACGGTTGACCCCACCAAGGCGGCCACCTCCGTGGTGACCGTCAAGGCCGGAGTGGCCCTGACGTTGGCCCCCGGGGCCACCACCATGGCCACCTCCGCCACGCTCTCCTTCACCGCCACCGTGACCGGGACGACATCCACGGGTGTCACCTGGACGGTCGACTCGATCGCGGGCGGCAACGCCACGGTCGGAACCATCACCGGCACCGGGAACACCGTTACCTACACGGCTCCCGGCTCGGGGGGAACCCACACGGTCACCGCCACCAGCACGGCCGACACCACGCGGAGCGCCTCCACCCCAGTGACGGTCCAGTCCTCCGTCGTGGTCGCCTTGACCCCCGCCAGCGCCAGCGTCTCCAGCGGGGCCACGCAGCTCTTCACCTCAACGGTCACCGGAACCACCAACACCGGTGTCGTCTGGGCCGTGGACGGGATTTCGGGCGGCAACGCGACCGTGGGCACCGTTTCCGGAACGGGGGCCACCGCGACCTATACCGCTCCCGCCGCCGCCGGCACCCATACGCTCAAGGCCACCAGTTCGGCCGATCCGGCCAAGAGCTCCACCTCGTCCATCACGGTTCTCGGGCCGGTCACCGTGGTCGTGAACCCGACTTCCGCCACGGTGGCCACGGGCGCCACCGCCTCCATCACCGCCACGGCCACCGGTGGATCCACCCAGACCGTCACCTGGAAGGTGGATGGCGTTGCCGGAGGCAATTCGACGGTGGGGACCCTCACGGGGACCGGCGCCACCGTCACCTACACCGCCCCGGCCCTGGCGGGCTCCCATACCGTCACGGCGACCAGCGTCGCCAACACGGCCGTCAGCGCCTCCACCACCATCACCGTCCAGGCGCCCGTCATCACGGTCACCCTGAACCCGAGCGGATCCGCCACGATGAGCCCCTCCGGTTCCCAGTCCTTCACCGCCACGGTGGGCGGCACCACCAATTCCGGCGTCTCCTGGGACGTGGACGGGATCGCGGGCGGTTCCGCCGCCGTAGGGACCATCTCCGGCTCCGGAACGACCGTCTCCTACATCGCCCCGGCCACCACGGGCACCCACACCATAACGGCCACCAGCGCTGCGAACACCTCCGTATCGGCGAGCACGACGGTGACCGTACAGAGCTCCTCGGCGGTGACCGTCTCCCTGGCCAAGATCGGCACGTCCTATGTCAGGGCCTCGGGGGCGACCATCTTCACGGCCACCGTCTCGGGCTCAAGCAACACCAGCGTGACCTGGACCGTGGACGGCGTCGCCAACGGCAGCGCCACGGCCGGCACCATCGCCACCCCGGTATGGAACTACAAGGCGATCTACAACGCGCCTTCCTCCACCGGCACCCATACGGTGAAGGCGACCAGCGTCGCCGACCCCACCAAGAGCGCCTCCATCACCCTTACGGTGGCCAGCACCGTCATCCAGCTCGGCAACATCGTCGAGGGCGCCAATGTCAAGAACGCCCCCTACAGCGCGAGAGGGGATGGGGCCACCGACGACACGGCCGCCATCATGGCCGCCGTCAATGCGGTCAAGGGCACCGGCAAATCCGTGGTCATCCCGGCCGGCACCTACATGATCAACCCCACCGCGAACAGCGGCGCCGGCATCCGGCTCGGCAGCAACATGTCGCTGATCCTGGAGTCTGGAGCGGTCCTCCAGGCCATGTCCACCTCCACGCTCAATTACCAGGTCGTGGCCGCCAGCGGCGTTCAGAACGTGAACATCTACGGCGGCACCATCCTGGGCAACAACGGCAACAACACCATCCCCACACCCACCACCGCCGAGAACGGCAACTGCATCCAGATCTCGGGCTCGCAGAATGTGGTCGTGGAGGCGGTCGCAACCTCGAAGTGCTTCTGCGACGGCATCTACATCGCGGCCCAGTCCGACAACATCTCGATCATCAACTGCAGCGGGACCGTCTGCCGGCGCAACGGGATGTCCATCGTCTATGCCACCAACATCCTGGTGTCCGGGGGCAATTACAGCAACAACACTGGTTCCGTCGAAGTGTCGGGCCAGCCGATTATCAACGGCAGCGGCATCGATGTGGAACCCAACGCCGGCGAATCCGTGGTCAACGCCCTGTTCTCCCGCCTCACCTTCGCCAACAACGCGACCTGCGGCTTCACGTGGGGAATCAGCCTCTCCAACGCCCCGTGCAAGGACATCTACATCGATGGCTGCACGGCTTCCGGCAATGACACGGGCCTGGTCGGGGAATTCACCGACGGCTCCGGGGTGACCAACAACATCATCACCAACAGCGGTTCCTACGGAATCTACATCCACGACAGCATCACGCACACGTTCGTCCTGAACAACACCGTGACGGGCACCGGCAGCGGCGGAGACCACGCGGGCATCGAGCTCTACAACGACACCGGCACCGTCTGCGACGGCAACACGTCCACCGGGAACTATTCGTTCGGGATCCTCTCCGCGACCAGCACCAACCCGACGATCACGAACAACATCCTCACCGGCAACGGCACCGTGGGCCTCCGGATCTCCGGGTCCACGGGCGTGACCTCCTCGGGCAACGTTCAGTAGGCTATGGGATTCGGCTCCTTTGACGGTGGCGCCCGCTTGGCGGCAGGTACGGGTCCCTTCACCTCGCCCCGTCCGGGGTCGCCGGCGAAGGGGGTGCCATCGCAAGGAGTCCGGCCACGGGTGTGGGGGCCATGGCGCCGCCCTGGGACTCCGGCGAAGGGGTGAGCCGGAGGTGGAGGCCTGGAGGGTGGCCAATGCCTCGGAGCACTCCTGGGAGCCCACCGGGCCCCAGGCCCGGATTGGGAGTCCCCACCAGGAAGTCGCCGGTCACCTTCCCCGGAGTCGGCGTGTGCCAACGTGGCCCACTCCGCCGGAACGCCTGCTCTCCGTTGGCGCCGGCCTGGCCGGCGACAACGAACGGAGCGAGGTGAAGGAACCGGCTTCCGCTGCGGCCACGGCAGCGGGAGAAACGGGAACTCAGGTCCTCGCGCTGCGGGAGCGCTGCTGGATGAGCTTGAAGATGCCCAGATCGATGAACGGCTGGAGCACCAGGAGCCAGATCGCGCCGTAGACGAATGCGGCGATGATCTTGGCCCAGTCGGGCACAGCGGGGATGAAGGCGCGCAGGGCCCAGACCGGCACGATGGCAGCGGGGATGCAGGCGATGAAGGAGGTCGTCGAGATCGTCCGGAAGGTCTTCGAGGTGACCCCGAACAGCCGCTCGCAATCGTAACCGATGCGGCTCTGGCTGACCTTGAAGTAGTTTACGTAGGCACGCACCAGGGAACCGCCCAGGGACTCGGTCGAAGGCGCCGTGATCACGCCGATGGTCTGGTCGCCCAGCATGCGCGCGAACTGGATGGCAATGATCTTCTCGCCGGCCCGCACGACACGGCCCTGGGTCACGAAGCTCTCCGCCCCGTCGCCCTCCGGAAGGGCGATGGCCACCTCGCACTGGCTGCCCACGGGCAGGGGTTCGGCTGCGGTCAGAAGGAGCCCGCCCATGCTGATGTTCACGGCAATCGCGGCAAGGATGGCCTTGCCCTTGACCATGACCGTCACGCGGTTCTCAACGGGGATCCGCTTGGCCGTCCTTGACTCGATGGTCCCGCTCATGGTTGACCTCCCCAGGAGGAAGAAATGCCTGCTTCGACGGCACCCGAATTGACTTCCAATCATTCTTGCAAAAACCCGGCACTTGGGAAGGTAAATTTCGCCCTCCTGATAGGAATATCGTCACAACACAAGGTATTCTTGAGAACCCTCACAGGGGTTCATGGCCCCGCCGGGGGCCCCGCCGATGCCCTATCCGTGTAACTCCCGATGAGTCAACACTAACTTTGGAATGTCCCTTCGCAACCGCTGGGCCAACATCTCCACCAGGGCGACGCTCCGGTGCTGGCCTCCGGTGCACCCGATGGAAATGGTGTGGTAGGCCCTGCCCTCCTGCTGGATGTAGGGCCAGGCCCAAAGGATCCAGTTCTCGGTCAGGGCCAGGAACGTGCCGAAGATGTCTGATTTGAGGAGGAAGTCCCGGACCGGGATATCCTTGCCGGTAAGTGGCTTGAGTTCCGCAACATAGTGCGGATTGGGCAGGAACCGGGCATCCAGGACCATATCGGATTCCGGCGGGACCCCATGCTTGAACCCGAAACTGATGAGCCGGAGGGTGGTGCCCTCCACCGGGAGGTCCGGCAGCAGCTCGGAGATGCGATGGCGCAGCTGGGAGAGCGTCAGGTTGGTGGTGTCGATGATGGCCGTGGCCATCTCCCGCACCGGCACCAGGCTCTCGCGCTCGCGCTTGATGGCCTCGCTGAGGCCGCCGTCCTTGGCCAGGAAGTGGGGCCTGCGGGATTCCGAGAACCGGCGCAGGAGGGTGTCGTCCTGGGCCTCCACGAAGACCACGTAGACGGGGATCGAACTGTCGAGGAGGCGGTCGACCAGGGCCGGAAGTTCCTCGGCGAACTCGGGATGGCGGTTGTCCATGCCCACCGCCAGCCGGGGCCGGCTGGGGTTGAGCTTGGCCTCCAGTTCCAGGAGCGGCTCCAGGAGCCGCGCCGGCACGTTGTCCAGCGCCGTGCAGCCGGCGTCCTCCAGGGCGCTCAGCACTGAACGCCTTCCAGCTCCCGACATGCCCGTCACGATCACCAGTTCCATGGAACTAGCGAAACATAAAGCGGGCCGGATGTCAGCCGGAATTTTCCTGTTGTCCCTACTCTTCCTCGAGTCCGCCGGCCGAGAAGCGCATCACCCGCTTGACCACGTCGCCAGGAAGGCCCATCTCCACGAGGGAACCCCGCTCGTCCGGACCCAGCTCGTGCATCTCGGAGGGTTCGCGGAAGAAGGACTCGTCGTCGGGGATATAGGCGGGCTGGGGTTCGACCCGGTAGAGGTAGCTGATGATCTCGTCCTCGTACCCGAACCGCATCTGCTCGAAGTATTCGTAGCTTTCCCGTTTGTACTCGACCAGGGGGTCCTTCTGGCCGTAGCCGCGGAACCCGATGGCCTCCTTGAGGTGGTCCATGACCAGGAGGTGGCGCTTCCAGGCGGAGTCGATGATCTGGAGGATGGCGACCCGCTCGTGCCAGCGCAGGACATCCTCGCTGCCCAGGCGGCGCTCCTTCTCCTCGTAGGCCTCGGCGACCAGGGCGGCCAGCTTCTCGATGGCCTGGGCGCTGCCCATGAGGGCGATCTCGTCCAGGTCCACGCCGTCGAGGGCGTAGAGCTGCTCGAAGCGTTCCTTGAAGCCGGCGACGTCCCGCTCGCCCTTCTCGGGGAGGTAGTCGTGGACCAGGCCTTCCACGATCTCGGCGGCCACGCGCAGCACGTACTCCTTCGTGTTGCCCCGCAGGATCTCGCAGCGCAGGCCGTAGAAGAAGATGCGCTGCTTGTTCATCACGTCGTCGTATTCGAGGAGGTGCTTGCGGATCTCGAAGTGGTGGGCTTCCACGCGCTTCTGGGAGCGCTCGATGGCGCGGGTGACCATGCCCGCCTCGATGGGCTCATCATCGTTCATGCCCAGGGTGCTCATCATGCTCTTGATGCGGTCCCCGCCGAAGATGCGCATGAGGTCGTCTTCGAGGCTCAGGTAGAAGCGGGAGGAGCCGGGGTCGCCCTGGCGCCCGGCGCGGCCGCGGAGCTGGTTGTCGATGCGCCGGCTCTCGTGGCGCTCGGTGCCCAGGATGTGGAGCCCGCCGGCCTCGATGACCTCGGCCTTCTCGGCCTCGGTCTGCCTGGCCATCTCGTCCACCAGGGCGAGGAACTCGGCCGTCTCGCGGCCGTCCTCGTGGTAGATCTCGACGCCGCGCTTGCCGGCCTCCATCTTGGCCATGCCCTCGGGATTGCCGCCCAGGACGATGTCGGTGCCGCGGCCGGCCATGTTGGTGGCGATGGTCACGGAGCCCTTGCGCCCGGCCTGCGCGATGATCTCGGCCTCCTTGGCGTGATGCTTGGCGTTCAGCACGACGTGGCGGATCTTCGCG from Geothrix sp. 21YS21S-2 includes these protein-coding regions:
- a CDS encoding right-handed parallel beta-helix repeat-containing protein, which encodes MNGIGIQIRILGILAIGGISSYIACGGAGSPNPALSVTPSSLTLNLEYLDSNGNDTVGVSITAPGTVIPNLNWSVDNIPGGNEEVGVLSGTGASVTYIAPTLPGTHTITATSTADAKTTASANVRVFAPAMKVALSPQTATLAPGATAALTAAVTGTRHTSVKWQVDGVQGGNATTGTISGSGTTVTYSAPASPGTHTVSAISSVNPSVSDDAVVTVQATPGIVVGLVPASASLAVSDTLTLTSTVTGSTNAAVTWSVDGTAGGSATAGTIAGTGNTAVYTAPAAAGIHTITATSVADPKSSGTSAITVQAPVSVSLTPSSSSVPASATASITATVLNATNTAVTWSVDAVAGGNATVGTLTGTGNTVTYTAPATAGSHTVMATSAADPTKNAATVISVQAPVQVTLSPSTASVSSGATASMTATVTGSTTTTVTWAVDGIAGGNTTVGTISGTGNTVTYSAPTAAGTHTVTAKSTVDPTKAATSVVTVKAGVALTLAPGATTMATSATLSFTATVTGTTSTGVTWTVDSIAGGNATVGTITGTGNTVTYTAPGSGGTHTVTATSTADTTRSASTPVTVQSSVVVALTPASASVSSGATQLFTSTVTGTTNTGVVWAVDGISGGNATVGTVSGTGATATYTAPAAAGTHTLKATSSADPAKSSTSSITVLGPVTVVVNPTSATVATGATASITATATGGSTQTVTWKVDGVAGGNSTVGTLTGTGATVTYTAPALAGSHTVTATSVANTAVSASTTITVQAPVITVTLNPSGSATMSPSGSQSFTATVGGTTNSGVSWDVDGIAGGSAAVGTISGSGTTVSYIAPATTGTHTITATSAANTSVSASTTVTVQSSSAVTVSLAKIGTSYVRASGATIFTATVSGSSNTSVTWTVDGVANGSATAGTIATPVWNYKAIYNAPSSTGTHTVKATSVADPTKSASITLTVASTVIQLGNIVEGANVKNAPYSARGDGATDDTAAIMAAVNAVKGTGKSVVIPAGTYMINPTANSGAGIRLGSNMSLILESGAVLQAMSTSTLNYQVVAASGVQNVNIYGGTILGNNGNNTIPTPTTAENGNCIQISGSQNVVVEAVATSKCFCDGIYIAAQSDNISIINCSGTVCRRNGMSIVYATNILVSGGNYSNNTGSVEVSGQPIINGSGIDVEPNAGESVVNALFSRLTFANNATCGFTWGISLSNAPCKDIYIDGCTASGNDTGLVGEFTDGSGVTNNIITNSGSYGIYIHDSITHTFVLNNTVTGTGSGGDHAGIELYNDTGTVCDGNTSTGNYSFGILSATSTNPTITNNILTGNGTVGLRISGSTGVTSSGNVQ
- a CDS encoding PilZ domain-containing protein; its protein translation is MSGTIESRTAKRIPVENRVTVMVKGKAILAAIAVNISMGGLLLTAAEPLPVGSQCEVAIALPEGDGAESFVTQGRVVRAGEKIIAIQFARMLGDQTIGVITAPSTESLGGSLVRAYVNYFKVSQSRIGYDCERLFGVTSKTFRTISTTSFIACIPAAIVPVWALRAFIPAVPDWAKIIAAFVYGAIWLLVLQPFIDLGIFKLIQQRSRSART
- the rapZ gene encoding RNase adapter RapZ, encoding MELVIVTGMSGAGRRSVLSALEDAGCTALDNVPARLLEPLLELEAKLNPSRPRLAVGMDNRHPEFAEELPALVDRLLDSSIPVYVVFVEAQDDTLLRRFSESRRPHFLAKDGGLSEAIKRERESLVPVREMATAIIDTTNLTLSQLRHRISELLPDLPVEGTTLRLISFGFKHGVPPESDMVLDARFLPNPHYVAELKPLTGKDIPVRDFLLKSDIFGTFLALTENWILWAWPYIQQEGRAYHTISIGCTGGQHRSVALVEMLAQRLRRDIPKLVLTHRELHG
- a CDS encoding acyltransferase → MGLLRQLKDLYKRFHLWRLRRAGLTFGEGCRFSGLPSFGTEPYLITLGNHVAIASDVVFITHDGGTFAFRHLERYQKVIKYGRITIKDHCVIGERAIILPGVTIGPNSVVAAGSVVSRNIPPSVLAAGNPAKPFLTLHQYAEWALAANPAYDPEEYRRNKRGALLKMTMRGSARRTAPPGQPAGDSAGAAPPDPTPR
- a CDS encoding right-handed parallel beta-helix repeat-containing protein, whose amino-acid sequence is MTSISWLARPEGGPSQPGRAFIAGLILLTSMGALAAEQDPCVPPAPSSSRVVNVKDRAYGALGNGVRDDTRSIQRAIDAVAGTGGTVVFPAGTYLVDPVASMNAGLRAVSNATLRFHPGAILKAMPTTTSNYVVLTVSMVQNVTILGGTILGNRHNNSIRDEEEGGIGLKVAGSRNVFIQGVTAKDCWEDGFYVGAGARDVTLCQVVADGNRRQGLSVTSVDGLVVTRSTFRNTTGFMEKGAFVCGAGIDLEPNAGQTVANVTITGCELRGNASGGLAICVPSSLTGRAFISRVVAEDNTAIDNAKRDGTGGIVVSNTTGHRISNNRVRNSLGNGIYLFNQANSNEISGNVVTGTRPASGPGSDKGNGILLYQTRGNRVTGNTVTANAGCGLRNASPMGPNTAEQNSVSGNHPDIRF